In the genome of Candoia aspera isolate rCanAsp1 chromosome 1, rCanAsp1.hap2, whole genome shotgun sequence, one region contains:
- the LOC134489645 gene encoding CD151 antigen-like → MIKLFTGLLLVLLITEIIVGATAYAFREKLHQTLSKDIVKVLDKYGGELQITKGVDKLQTEFQCCGAENYTDWLNTTFGLLSSSVPRSCCKVPVESCVTDLRKYVVGINQQGCLLKLKNWIERHISAFGGIGVLVVFGQLTGILLCYLLLKILKENYTSIE, encoded by the exons ATGATCAAACTG TTCACAGGTTTATTGTTGGTGCTCTTGATCACTGAAATCATAGTTGGTGCCACTGCCTACGCATTCAGAGAAAAG TTACACCAGACTTTATCAAAAGACATTGTGAAGGTTCTGGACAAGTATGGTGGGGAACTGCAGATCACCAAGGGGGTGGATAAGCTCCAGACAGAG TTTCAATGCTGTGGTGCTGAGAACTATACAGACTGGCTAAACACAACATTTGGACTGCTCTCCTCATCTGTCCCCAGAAGCTGTTGCAAAGTGCCTGTGGAAAGTTGTGTCACTGATCTAAGGAAATACGTAGTCGGCATTAATCAGCAG gGCTGTCTTCTAAAACTGAAGAACTGGATTGAAAGACACATTTCTGCATTTGGAGGAATTGGGGTTCTTGTTGTATTTGGTCAG CTAACTGGGATCCTGCTTTGCTATCTTCTGCTGAAAATACTAAaagaaaactataccagcattGAATAA